From the Micromonospora sediminicola genome, one window contains:
- a CDS encoding helix-turn-helix domain-containing protein: MAPKLDYRWHLRRIMADRGMFQTTDLIKPLAERDITLSSSQVFRLVTERPERLSLKILMALLDILDCSMDDLIEPVPAAGAQTRPKKAAGGTDPAGLGVLRPKRARITE, translated from the coding sequence ATGGCCCCCAAGCTGGACTACCGCTGGCATCTGCGTCGGATCATGGCCGACCGCGGCATGTTCCAGACCACGGACCTGATCAAGCCGCTGGCCGAACGGGACATCACCTTGTCCTCCAGCCAGGTGTTCCGGCTGGTCACCGAGCGGCCCGAGCGGTTGAGCCTGAAGATCCTGATGGCGCTGCTGGACATCCTCGACTGCTCGATGGACGACCTCATCGAGCCGGTCCCGGCGGCCGGTGCCCAGACCCGGCCGAAGAAGGCGGCGGGTGGCACCGACCCGGCCGGCCTGGGCGTGCTGCGGCCGAAGCGGGCCAGGATCACCGAGTGA
- a CDS encoding DUF2637 domain-containing protein: MSPLTSPTTRAAENSTSEAATDVAVVHLKRLRWAVRATLTLGVAASVAANVLHARPNPISQIIAAWPPLALLLTVELISRVPHHRRSLGIIRMAATSVIAAIATWVSYWHLVGVAARYGEAGAGAAYLLPISVDGLVIVASVSLVELTARIRAEQPEQHPQPPVAATPSPASTTRMPHVASAGRRDGGTVDPSSGARASADPVPCPDPPQRRPQHDASDGERRPRRHLVDVAKPPSANARAQQPPATSTANGEPAVNGDELVPSETAAAVAHWHRREPHLHPAEIAARIGRSERTVRRYWPPRPQTPPSANANHTSDLTEGACT, encoded by the coding sequence GTGAGCCCGCTGACCAGCCCCACCACCCGCGCCGCAGAGAACTCGACAAGCGAGGCCGCGACTGACGTGGCTGTGGTGCACCTGAAGCGGCTGCGATGGGCAGTACGGGCAACCCTCACCCTCGGAGTCGCCGCATCGGTCGCCGCGAACGTGCTGCACGCCCGACCGAACCCCATCAGCCAGATCATCGCCGCGTGGCCGCCGCTGGCGCTGCTGCTCACCGTCGAGCTGATCTCCCGCGTCCCGCACCACCGCCGCTCCCTCGGCATCATCCGCATGGCCGCCACCAGCGTTATCGCCGCTATCGCCACCTGGGTGTCGTACTGGCACCTCGTCGGGGTCGCCGCCCGCTACGGCGAGGCCGGCGCAGGGGCCGCCTACCTCCTGCCCATCTCCGTTGACGGCCTCGTCATCGTCGCCAGCGTCAGCCTCGTCGAGCTCACCGCCCGGATCCGCGCGGAACAACCCGAACAGCACCCCCAGCCTCCTGTGGCCGCCACACCCAGCCCTGCGTCCACGACACGCATGCCGCACGTCGCGTCAGCGGGCCGCCGAGACGGGGGCACTGTAGACCCGTCATCCGGCGCGAGGGCATCAGCCGATCCGGTCCCGTGCCCTGACCCGCCGCAGCGTCGCCCACAACATGACGCCAGCGACGGTGAGCGCCGGCCGAGGCGCCACCTGGTCGACGTCGCCAAGCCACCCTCGGCCAACGCGCGGGCGCAGCAGCCGCCCGCCACCAGCACCGCGAACGGCGAGCCGGCGGTGAACGGCGACGAGCTGGTGCCGTCGGAGACGGCCGCCGCCGTTGCCCACTGGCACCGGCGGGAGCCCCACCTGCATCCGGCCGAGATCGCGGCGCGTATCGGACGCTCGGAACGCACCGTGCGCCGGTACTGGCCGCCACGTCCGCAGACACCACCGTCAGCCAACGCAAACCACACCAGTGATCTCACCGAAGGGGCCTGCACCTAG